ATCATCAGGATTCTGGGGGATCAGCTGGATTTTTCCCATAAACTTCTGAAGATTCTTCCAGCTCAGCCCTGTCAGTTTCGTCCCGTCGAAAAACACTTCCCCGGAAGCCGGTTCAAGTTGCTGGACAAGCAGTTTTGCAAGCGTTGATTTCCCACACCCCGACTCCCCGACGATAGCCACCGTCTCGCCCGGAAAAATCTCAAGATCAACTCCGCAGACGGCTGTTTTTTTGACGGTTTTTATCAACCCGGAAGTGTAAACATAACGCAGATTCTCTGCCTTAAGCATACATCCAGCACCTCACACACCTTCCATCCAGTTCCACAACTGGCGGATTCTTCAGGCACCTGTCTGTTTTATACGGGCACCGCGGATGAAACCTGCAGCCTTCCGGTACCTCAATCATCGAAGGTGACGAGCCCGGAATCGGGTGCATACCGCGCTCCGGCACCGCATCCAGAAGCGCTTTTGAATATGGATGCAGAGGCTCTTCGAAAAAAGCGTCCTTTCCTGCAATCTCTATAATTTGCCCGCAGTAGTTTACCGCGATTCTGTCCGACATCGCCCGGGCAAAACCTACATCATGAGTAATTAAAAGAAACGCACAGCCTTTCGAGGCAACCTTCTGAAAAATTGCCGCAATATTGCGCCTCTTCAGAACATCAACACCTTTTGTCGGTTCATCAGCTATAATCAGTTCAGGGTCTGCAGCCGTTCCCATTGCAACCATTGCCCGTTGCAGCATTCCGCCGCTGTACTGGAACGGATATTCCCTTTCCCTCACTTCAGGAGGGATAATATCAAAATACTTCAGAGCCTGGCATGTCCTGGACTTTGCATCCTCTTTACCCATTCCAAGATGTGCGCGCATTGGCTCTGCAACCTGAGTGCCAACCCTGATTCCGGGGTTCATCGAAAGATACGGGTTCTGGGCAATTGATCCTACCTTTTTGCCACGGACTTTCTGCATCTCTTTTTCGGAAAGAGCCGATATTTCCATCCCGTCAAGTTCCACTTTCCCGGAAAACATCGCATTCGGGGGTAGCAGCCGCATTATTGCCTGGCCAAGAATTGACTTGCCGCTTCCGGATTCCCCAATCAGTGAAAATACCTCATGTTTATTAATAAAAAACGCTGCATCATCAACTGCGCGAACGGTACCCTGTCCGGTTGGGATTGATACGGAAACACCGGATACTTTCAGTAGCACATCAGACACATCAGACCCTCCCTTCAAGCTCAAGATTTTTCATCTTCTGGTCAAGTGTATCCCGCAGCCCATCGCCGAAATAGTTGAACGCAAGCACGGTCATCATAATAAAAAGCCCCGGAAAAAACATTATCCAGGGAGCAGTTGTGAAATATGTTCTTCCTGCAT
The Methanosarcina sp. WWM596 DNA segment above includes these coding regions:
- a CDS encoding ABC transporter ATP-binding protein, producing the protein MSDVLLKVSGVSVSIPTGQGTVRAVDDAAFFINKHEVFSLIGESGSGKSILGQAIMRLLPPNAMFSGKVELDGMEISALSEKEMQKVRGKKVGSIAQNPYLSMNPGIRVGTQVAEPMRAHLGMGKEDAKSRTCQALKYFDIIPPEVREREYPFQYSGGMLQRAMVAMGTAADPELIIADEPTKGVDVLKRRNIAAIFQKVASKGCAFLLITHDVGFARAMSDRIAVNYCGQIIEIAGKDAFFEEPLHPYSKALLDAVPERGMHPIPGSSPSMIEVPEGCRFHPRCPYKTDRCLKNPPVVELDGRCVRCWMYA